One part of the Parabacteroides distasonis ATCC 8503 genome encodes these proteins:
- a CDS encoding DegT/DnrJ/EryC1/StrS family aminotransferase: protein MNDIITVTSPLIPPLEEFIPYLEDIWRRKWLTNNGYYHQELERALCEYLKIPYISLFTNGTLPLICALQAMRITGEVITTPYSFVATTHALWWNGIKPVFVDVDPMTGNMDPEKIEAAITPKTTAIMPVHVYGQPCDVDRIKQIADTYGLKIIYDAAHAFGVEKNGESVIAAGDMATLSFHATKVYNTIEGGALVCHDAETKQRIDYIKNFGFANETTVVAPGINGKMDEVRSAYGLMALKHVDVAIESRKRVARRYREALKEVPGIHLFEDKEGVKANYSYFPIFIDERMYGMSRDTLYEKMKNAGVYGRRYFYPLISTFSTYRGLDSAGKDNLPEAYKMAERVICLPMHHALSEDDVERVIGQIIE, encoded by the coding sequence ATGAATGATATAATAACGGTTACTTCTCCTTTGATTCCTCCTTTAGAGGAGTTTATCCCTTATTTGGAGGATATTTGGAGACGTAAATGGTTGACAAATAATGGGTATTATCATCAAGAATTGGAGAGAGCACTTTGTGAATATTTGAAGATTCCTTATATCAGTTTATTCACGAATGGTACTTTACCGTTGATATGCGCTTTGCAAGCGATGCGTATTACGGGGGAGGTTATAACTACACCTTATAGTTTCGTGGCGACTACGCATGCGCTTTGGTGGAATGGAATTAAACCGGTGTTTGTCGATGTTGATCCTATGACAGGAAATATGGATCCTGAAAAGATAGAGGCTGCAATAACTCCGAAAACAACAGCAATAATGCCTGTACATGTATATGGGCAGCCTTGTGACGTGGATCGTATTAAGCAAATAGCAGACACTTATGGCTTGAAAATCATTTATGATGCTGCTCATGCCTTTGGTGTAGAGAAAAATGGAGAGTCTGTTATTGCAGCTGGCGATATGGCTACATTGAGCTTTCATGCTACGAAGGTTTATAATACAATAGAAGGGGGGGCTTTGGTTTGTCATGATGCGGAGACAAAACAGCGCATTGATTACATTAAGAACTTTGGTTTCGCTAATGAGACAACGGTAGTGGCTCCGGGTATCAATGGGAAAATGGATGAGGTACGTTCGGCTTATGGGCTGATGGCTCTGAAACATGTAGATGTCGCTATAGAATCTCGAAAGCGAGTGGCGAGACGTTATAGGGAGGCGCTAAAGGAGGTCCCGGGCATTCATCTTTTTGAAGATAAAGAGGGGGTTAAGGCTAATTATTCTTATTTTCCTATATTTATAGATGAAAGGATGTATGGTATGAGTCGTGATACATTATATGAGAAGATGAAAAATGCAGGAGTTTATGGAAGACGTTATTTTTATCCGTTAATCAGTACGTTCTCTACTTATCGGGGATTGGATTCAGCAGGAAAGGATAATTTACCAGAAGCGTATAAGATGGCTGAGCGGGTGATTTGTTTGCCTATGCACCATGCTTTGAGTGAGGATGATGTAGAGCGAGTGATAGGTCAAATAATAGAGTAA
- a CDS encoding glycosyltransferase family 10 domain-containing protein has protein sequence MVKELNINIISPIAELFEKQLSLDWESRGVRFFFNSKEERLWDAIVVYENISEPYTLRCRKGGLFFISGEPPIVKVYSQAFISLFDHVISAHNLKHPNNHRDQQALPWYFGYNFQTASPSYAYEEIEKMEVPEKKRKISFITSSRTFLPGHTRRLAWMRKIRELYGDEIDFYGKGICSVDDKAKALASYEFSICIENSYEYDYWTEKIADAILAYTVPIYCGCKNIDAYFPSEAMISLNINDEQGSIALINNVLNDSKRIYQEKLPFLKEARNRLLFKYNLFPFVKSYIDKYVDLDCDEYRSVLIKPYDTYPKDWIQDVLLKTKRVVCKIF, from the coding sequence ATGGTTAAAGAATTAAATATTAATATAATATCTCCAATTGCGGAGCTTTTTGAGAAACAATTGTCTTTAGATTGGGAATCTAGGGGAGTTCGGTTTTTTTTTAATTCCAAAGAGGAACGGTTGTGGGACGCTATTGTAGTATATGAAAATATAAGTGAGCCTTATACGTTGAGATGCCGTAAAGGAGGATTGTTTTTTATCTCTGGTGAACCTCCTATTGTGAAAGTATATTCTCAAGCATTTATCAGTTTATTCGATCATGTGATATCAGCACATAACTTAAAGCATCCTAACAATCATCGGGATCAACAAGCTTTGCCTTGGTATTTTGGTTATAACTTCCAAACCGCTTCTCCGTCTTATGCTTATGAAGAAATAGAGAAAATGGAAGTTCCTGAGAAAAAAAGAAAAATTTCTTTTATAACTTCTAGTCGTACATTTTTGCCGGGGCATACAAGAAGACTTGCTTGGATGAGAAAGATCCGTGAACTTTATGGAGATGAGATAGATTTCTATGGAAAGGGCATTTGTTCCGTAGATGACAAAGCCAAGGCCTTGGCTTCATACGAGTTTTCAATTTGCATTGAAAACTCGTATGAATATGATTATTGGACAGAAAAAATAGCAGATGCTATTTTGGCATATACGGTACCTATTTATTGTGGTTGCAAGAACATTGATGCTTATTTCCCTTCAGAGGCTATGATTTCTTTGAATATTAATGATGAACAAGGTTCTATTGCGCTTATAAATAATGTGTTGAATGATTCTAAACGTATTTATCAGGAGAAACTGCCATTCTTGAAAGAGGCTAGAAATCGTTTGTTATTTAAATATAATTTGTTCCCCTTTGTGAAATCATATATAGATAAATATGTAGATTTGGACTGTGATGAATATCGAAGTGTCTTGATTAAACCTTATGATACTTATCCAAAGGATTGGATACAAGATGTATTGCTTAAAACAAAAAGAGTTGTTTGTAAAATATTTTAG
- a CDS encoding glycosyltransferase family 2 protein gives MKEVKIGKDKISVALCTYNGEKFIREQLRSIVGQTILPWQIVVCDDQSTDRTMDIVREFADDYPSIRWMIIRNEVRLGVRRNFEKAIALAEGDYIAPSDQDDIWERNKLEILLHIMREKKVSLVHSNIRYVDVKGREMTERLDFPCSVPLATYLYGLNNVMGCTCLFCASLKDILFPFPIHYYYHDQWLAIMAYHNGGIYLCDHKLVRYRQHADNVVSAICGGGKREGEELGLSYFVGKAEDIYLLLHRRKQIKYSQKDWWRLAWLYVSNRLGLAWLKFKLL, from the coding sequence ATGAAAGAGGTAAAGATAGGAAAGGATAAAATAAGTGTCGCATTATGTACTTATAATGGAGAGAAATTCATTCGTGAGCAGTTGCGGAGTATCGTTGGACAGACGATTCTACCGTGGCAGATCGTAGTGTGTGATGACCAATCGACCGACCGTACGATGGATATTGTAAGAGAGTTTGCGGATGACTATCCAAGTATCCGTTGGATGATTATACGGAATGAGGTTCGTTTGGGTGTCCGGCGTAATTTCGAGAAGGCGATTGCTTTAGCGGAAGGTGACTATATCGCTCCTTCAGACCAAGATGATATCTGGGAGAGAAATAAATTGGAGATCTTGTTGCATATAATGCGTGAAAAGAAGGTATCGTTAGTACATTCAAATATCCGTTATGTGGATGTGAAAGGGCGAGAGATGACTGAGAGATTGGATTTCCCTTGTTCGGTTCCGTTAGCTACATATCTTTATGGCTTGAATAATGTGATGGGCTGTACTTGTTTGTTTTGTGCGTCATTGAAAGACATATTATTTCCTTTTCCGATTCATTATTATTACCATGATCAATGGCTGGCGATTATGGCTTATCATAACGGAGGTATCTATCTTTGTGATCATAAACTGGTTCGATATAGACAACATGCGGATAATGTAGTATCTGCGATTTGTGGAGGGGGCAAAAGAGAGGGTGAAGAATTGGGGCTCAGCTATTTTGTCGGCAAGGCGGAAGACATATATCTCTTGCTGCATCGACGTAAGCAGATTAAATATTCTCAGAAAGATTGGTGGCGTTTAGCTTGGTTGTATGTTTCGAATCGATTAGGGCTAGCGTGGTTGAAATTCAAGCTGTTATAA
- a CDS encoding glycosyltransferase family 2 protein, protein MSEGNYAPIIVSVYDRLDHLKRNIKALLNNRLAAESLLYIVSDAAYKSEHQSRINDVRKYASSISGFKEVRLLFREKNLGAHESIKSAIEEVLLTYDTFIFLEDDIIVAQNFLSYMNEGLAYYKGMDNVFAVCGFSLPFPLPKDYRQDVYFYPCNSPWGFATWRDRWEKVNLDYFDREAELKKNRCRYKAFVSIGFFIKGILKADSRRVIEAMDLRVYFHMFQWGLCSVFPTVSKTQNWGFDGTGEHCGENNGTWWVKPELDIRNQPTQFIPFNGYNAELLKNHRVFQDKINGGFLAKWLKYTWIHDLWKRLKTHTNSI, encoded by the coding sequence ATGTCAGAAGGTAATTACGCACCTATCATTGTTTCTGTATATGATCGTTTGGATCATTTGAAAAGGAATATAAAGGCATTGTTAAACAATAGATTAGCGGCTGAATCCCTGTTGTATATCGTATCTGATGCAGCTTATAAGTCCGAGCACCAATCCCGAATAAATGACGTTCGTAAATATGCATCTTCGATATCTGGTTTTAAAGAGGTTCGTTTGCTGTTTAGAGAGAAAAACTTAGGAGCACATGAATCGATTAAATCAGCGATAGAGGAGGTATTGCTTACTTATGATACTTTTATATTCTTGGAGGATGACATAATAGTGGCACAAAATTTCCTGTCTTATATGAACGAGGGACTAGCCTATTATAAAGGTATGGATAATGTGTTTGCTGTTTGTGGATTTAGTTTGCCATTTCCTTTACCTAAAGATTATAGGCAGGATGTTTATTTTTATCCATGTAACTCTCCTTGGGGATTTGCTACATGGCGGGATCGTTGGGAAAAAGTGAATTTAGATTATTTTGATCGTGAGGCAGAATTGAAGAAAAACCGTTGTCGTTATAAAGCGTTTGTATCTATTGGTTTTTTTATCAAAGGTATTTTGAAGGCAGATTCTCGGAGGGTGATAGAAGCGATGGATCTTCGTGTATATTTCCATATGTTTCAATGGGGGTTATGCTCTGTATTTCCGACTGTTTCCAAAACTCAAAATTGGGGCTTTGACGGAACAGGAGAGCATTGCGGGGAGAACAATGGTACGTGGTGGGTTAAGCCAGAATTGGATATTCGTAATCAACCAACTCAATTTATTCCTTTTAATGGTTATAATGCAGAGTTATTAAAGAATCATCGTGTTTTTCAAGATAAGATTAATGGCGGCTTCCTTGCAAAGTGGCTGAAATATACATGGATACATGATTTGTGGAAACGATTAAAAACACACACAAATTCTATCTGA
- a CDS encoding glycosyltransferase family 4 protein: MRVLFYHTIPVETYFQAWKKGDYPGHLLYGFTHFEKFGIKRVSFEIPFNPYKNRLKLMCYNLISILSMFNQFDAIYGATHRGLELVIFLRALGLFSKPIVIWHHTAVTNSSNKIRNIISSFFYRGIDKLFFFSQPLLDASLRTGKIKRKDAVLTHWGPDLAFYDSLLKQRKSKDFFISTGRENRDLITLVKAFSETKEMCEIYLGAKVGAVDYKSIFTMQLNDILKSNVRIHFVDMEYKEIALITNDAKAIVISTYDLPYTVGLTTLVEAMALGLPVITTDNMNYPIDVEVEKIGLKVPFGDINSWKKAIEYVAIHPKEAKTMGEAGRYLAERIYNLEHFSSEVASCLLSVSDNSV, encoded by the coding sequence ATGCGAGTTCTTTTTTATCATACAATTCCAGTAGAGACGTATTTTCAAGCATGGAAAAAGGGAGATTATCCTGGTCATCTTCTATATGGATTTACTCATTTTGAAAAATTCGGTATCAAAAGAGTTAGCTTTGAAATACCTTTTAACCCTTATAAGAATCGACTTAAATTGATGTGTTACAATTTAATTAGCATATTGTCTATGTTTAATCAATTTGATGCGATTTATGGAGCAACGCATCGAGGACTGGAACTGGTGATATTCTTAAGAGCTTTAGGGTTGTTTAGCAAACCTATAGTTATTTGGCATCATACTGCGGTAACGAATTCCTCCAATAAAATCAGAAATATTATATCCTCATTCTTTTATAGAGGAATAGATAAATTATTTTTCTTTAGTCAGCCTCTGTTGGATGCGTCTTTGCGAACAGGTAAGATAAAAAGAAAAGATGCGGTGTTGACGCATTGGGGGCCAGATTTGGCTTTCTATGACAGCCTTTTGAAACAAAGAAAAAGTAAAGATTTTTTTATATCTACAGGTAGAGAGAACAGAGATCTTATTACTTTAGTGAAGGCTTTTTCCGAAACAAAAGAGATGTGTGAGATTTATTTGGGAGCGAAAGTGGGAGCTGTTGATTATAAATCTATTTTTACAATGCAGTTAAATGATATACTCAAAAGTAATGTGCGTATTCATTTCGTCGATATGGAGTATAAAGAGATTGCGCTTATCACGAACGATGCGAAAGCGATAGTCATTAGTACTTATGATCTTCCTTATACGGTAGGATTAACAACATTGGTAGAGGCTATGGCTTTGGGTTTACCTGTTATTACGACTGACAATATGAATTATCCGATTGATGTGGAGGTTGAAAAAATCGGATTGAAGGTACCTTTTGGAGATATTAATTCTTGGAAAAAAGCTATAGAGTATGTGGCAATCCACCCTAAAGAAGCTAAAACTATGGGGGAGGCTGGCAGATACTTGGCTGAGAGGATTTATAACTTGGAACATTTTTCTTCAGAAGTGGCTTCTTGCTTATTGAGTGTCAGTGATAATTCCGTTTGA
- a CDS encoding ATP-binding protein — protein sequence MKEDQHIEFKESWHDEYTRYVSAFCNTQGGVLYIGLNDNGTVVGIEHPEKLIERLPNFIAQKTGIMPLVHLKESNGKEYLEIEVQPSAMPISVHGRYYTRSGSVTSELQGNQLNMFLAAKMGLTWESVVEEDFSLDDIDIETVERFKLLAKDRVPSIEQETDILALMKRLNLVVGGRFKRAAVVLFGKNVQKYVLQARIKIGKFLSETEVLTTDIIEGNLIQQVDRALDILRTKYLLSYISYEGIHRREKLVYPYEALREALLNSIIHREYFVSSEIQIRIYDDKLVMGNEARLQDITVEDLSRPHPSRPHNKLIADVFYKAGFIESWGRGTQRIIDNCVAEGLSAPVYEYKMGFLYLTFMSKQIVESPYVADETLRPLGETLRPLGETLRPLGETLRPLNETLRPSDMASKRVRRMSKAEMMDSIVACCLNAYLTIEEIASFVNRNPAYIKNEFIPLLLSTGRLTRLYPNTPNHPKQAYKTKKEK from the coding sequence ATGAAAGAAGACCAGCATATCGAATTTAAGGAATCATGGCATGACGAATATACTCGTTATGTCTCTGCTTTTTGTAATACGCAGGGAGGCGTGTTGTATATTGGTTTAAATGATAATGGGACGGTTGTTGGCATAGAGCATCCAGAGAAACTAATAGAGAGACTTCCTAATTTTATTGCCCAGAAAACCGGAATTATGCCTCTTGTCCATTTAAAAGAGAGTAATGGTAAAGAGTATTTAGAGATAGAAGTTCAGCCTTCTGCTATGCCGATTTCTGTACACGGGCGATATTATACTCGGAGTGGAAGTGTTACTTCTGAATTGCAGGGGAATCAGTTGAATATGTTTCTTGCTGCGAAAATGGGGCTGACGTGGGAGAGTGTGGTTGAGGAAGATTTCTCTTTGGATGATATAGATATAGAAACTGTAGAACGTTTTAAGTTATTAGCTAAGGATAGGGTTCCTTCCATTGAGCAGGAAACAGATATATTGGCTTTAATGAAACGATTGAATTTAGTAGTCGGAGGTAGATTCAAAAGAGCCGCTGTGGTCTTGTTTGGAAAGAATGTACAAAAATATGTGCTACAGGCTCGGATAAAGATCGGTAAGTTCCTTTCGGAGACTGAAGTACTGACGACTGATATCATTGAGGGCAATTTGATTCAGCAGGTTGATCGGGCGTTGGATATCTTGCGAACAAAATACTTGTTAAGTTATATATCTTATGAAGGGATTCATCGGCGCGAGAAATTAGTTTATCCCTATGAGGCCTTGCGGGAAGCCCTATTGAACTCGATTATTCATCGCGAATATTTTGTCTCTTCCGAAATACAAATCCGTATTTATGACGATAAGTTAGTAATGGGGAATGAGGCTCGTTTGCAGGATATTACGGTAGAGGACTTATCTAGGCCTCACCCTTCCAGACCTCATAATAAATTGATTGCGGATGTCTTTTACAAGGCTGGTTTTATTGAAAGCTGGGGAAGAGGGACACAGCGTATTATTGATAACTGTGTAGCTGAGGGATTATCTGCTCCTGTGTATGAGTATAAGATGGGATTCTTGTATTTGACTTTTATGTCTAAACAGATTGTTGAATCGCCTTATGTTGCGGATGAAACCTTGCGACCTTTAGGTGAAACCTTGCGACCTTTAGGTGAAACCTTGCGACCTTTAGGTGAAACCTTGCGACCTTTGAATGAAACCTTGCGACCTTCGGATATGGCCTCAAAGAGAGTCCGAAGAATGAGTAAAGCAGAGATGATGGATTCTATAGTAGCTTGTTGTTTGAATGCCTATTTAACGATAGAAGAAATAGCGTCTTTCGTGAATAGAAATCCTGCTTATATAAAAAATGAGTTTATACCTTTGCTTCTGTCAACGGGGCGTTTGACGCGCTTATATCCCAATACCCCAAATCATCCGAAACAGGCTTATAAAACAAAGAAGGAAAAATGA
- a CDS encoding glycosyltransferase family 4 protein codes for MNVVILNTAELTGGAAVAANRLMKALNRSGANVSMLVRDQKSRDPRVVSINNSNLREKFNFMRFVWERLVIFLSNHLRRKPLFQVSIANTGTDLSSHPLVQNADVIHLHWINQGFLSLDDIKKLIRIGKPVVWTMHDMWPCTAICHYSFGCERFKKECGKCPFLSSSDKKDLSYHVFNKKRFLADSKIQLVAVSTWLRQQAQDSALTNRLPVEVIPNVIDTSLFVLSDKAEARKSLSLPLDKKIILMGAARINDPIKGFEYLVKALSILKERKGEEDYFLVLFGGIKGDDSFLSEIPISYVWMGSLSDPSMIAKLYAAADVTVVASLYETFGQTIIEGMACGCPAVSFDNSGQTDIINHLENGYLAKYKDTDDLATGIKWVIDNRESLRLDEACIRKVHDCYKESIIAKKYIALYQSLCNKRE; via the coding sequence ATGAATGTAGTGATATTAAATACAGCAGAATTAACAGGCGGTGCTGCAGTTGCTGCGAATCGTTTGATGAAGGCTTTGAATAGGTCTGGTGCGAATGTGTCAATGCTTGTGCGGGATCAAAAAAGCAGAGATCCAAGAGTTGTTTCGATCAATAATTCTAACTTGAGGGAGAAGTTTAACTTTATGCGTTTTGTATGGGAACGTTTAGTGATTTTTCTCTCTAATCATTTACGGCGGAAACCTTTGTTCCAGGTTTCTATTGCGAATACGGGAACAGATCTCAGCTCCCATCCATTAGTCCAAAATGCGGATGTTATTCATTTGCATTGGATTAATCAAGGATTTCTATCTTTAGATGATATAAAAAAGTTGATACGGATTGGTAAGCCTGTAGTCTGGACTATGCACGATATGTGGCCATGTACGGCGATTTGCCATTATTCGTTCGGTTGCGAGAGGTTCAAGAAAGAATGTGGAAAATGTCCTTTCCTAAGTTCGAGCGATAAAAAGGATTTGTCGTATCATGTTTTTAATAAGAAACGTTTCTTAGCGGATTCTAAGATACAACTGGTGGCGGTAAGTACTTGGTTAAGACAACAAGCTCAAGATAGTGCGTTGACCAATAGGTTGCCTGTAGAGGTGATTCCGAATGTGATTGACACGAGTCTGTTTGTACTTTCTGATAAGGCGGAGGCTAGGAAGAGCTTATCTTTACCTTTGGATAAGAAAATCATCTTGATGGGAGCCGCACGTATCAATGATCCGATTAAAGGTTTTGAATATCTTGTCAAGGCTTTATCTATATTGAAAGAGAGGAAAGGAGAGGAAGATTATTTCTTGGTTTTGTTTGGAGGTATCAAAGGGGATGATTCTTTTTTGTCGGAAATTCCGATTTCTTATGTATGGATGGGATCTTTGAGTGATCCTTCTATGATCGCGAAATTATATGCCGCAGCTGACGTAACGGTGGTAGCTTCTTTGTATGAGACTTTTGGCCAGACTATTATAGAAGGGATGGCTTGTGGTTGTCCGGCGGTGAGTTTTGATAATAGCGGACAGACTGATATTATAAACCACTTGGAAAATGGATACCTGGCGAAATATAAGGATACGGATGACTTGGCTACGGGTATCAAGTGGGTAATCGATAATCGAGAGTCTTTGCGATTAGATGAGGCTTGTATCCGCAAGGTACATGATTGTTATAAGGAATCGATTATTGCCAAAAAATATATAGCTTTGTATCAGAGTCTGTGTAATAAGCGTGAATAG
- a CDS encoding acyltransferase, translating into MDSFYSRSELEHIGFATIGKNVLLSRKASIYSPAMISIGDNVRIDDFCILSGCIGIGSQVHISAYVALYGGMGITIEDYSGVSARTTIYSAVDDFGGDYLIGPMCPVEMTHVMGGPVVLQKYVQVGASCVVMPSLTVAEGSVVGAMSFVNQSLASWGIYAGVPVRRLRDRSKKLLKFTK; encoded by the coding sequence ATGGATTCTTTTTATTCACGATCTGAATTAGAACATATAGGTTTTGCTACCATAGGCAAGAATGTACTGTTGAGCCGTAAGGCTAGTATCTATTCTCCCGCTATGATATCGATTGGAGATAATGTGAGGATTGATGACTTTTGTATCCTGTCCGGTTGTATTGGAATTGGTTCTCAAGTTCATATTTCCGCTTACGTGGCTTTATATGGAGGTATGGGAATCACAATTGAAGATTATTCAGGTGTATCGGCAAGGACTACAATTTATAGTGCTGTTGATGATTTTGGAGGAGATTATCTGATTGGGCCAATGTGTCCGGTAGAAATGACACATGTGATGGGAGGTCCGGTTGTTTTGCAAAAATATGTTCAAGTGGGGGCTTCTTGCGTAGTAATGCCGAGCTTAACAGTTGCGGAGGGTAGTGTCGTGGGAGCAATGAGTTTTGTTAATCAATCCTTGGCTTCATGGGGCATTTATGCTGGAGTACCGGTAAGAAGATTGCGAGATCGAAGCAAAAAATTATTAAAATTTACAAAATAA
- a CDS encoding glycosyltransferase family 2 protein: protein MNQQPTFSIITITYNAERWLERTILSVLSQSYPNIEYILIDGASKDKTVEIIKQYESGIASWISEPDKGLYDAMNKGLRRATGDYVWFLNAGDTLYTADTVQRIVASLKKKVSLPDVIYGETRIVDAAGKSLGMRRLKAPERLSWKGFRMGMLVCHQSFISKREIAPLYNTDYRLTADYDWCIQCLKRAKRVHNTHLVLSDFLEEGLSSANRKASLKERYEIMCKYYGKVSTIALHGWFAVRFYFAKWFKGRV, encoded by the coding sequence ATGAATCAGCAACCTACATTTTCGATCATAACGATCACCTATAATGCGGAGCGATGGTTGGAGCGTACGATATTGAGCGTACTTAGCCAGTCGTATCCGAATATCGAGTATATATTGATTGACGGAGCGTCGAAGGATAAGACCGTAGAGATCATCAAGCAATATGAGTCCGGTATCGCTTCTTGGATAAGCGAGCCTGATAAAGGCTTGTACGATGCCATGAATAAAGGTTTAAGGCGAGCCACGGGGGACTATGTGTGGTTCTTGAATGCGGGCGATACACTTTATACCGCAGATACCGTGCAAAGAATTGTGGCGTCTTTGAAAAAGAAAGTATCTTTGCCAGACGTGATTTACGGAGAGACCCGGATCGTTGACGCGGCGGGCAAATCGTTGGGGATGCGCAGGTTGAAGGCTCCGGAGAGACTCAGTTGGAAGGGTTTTCGAATGGGAATGTTGGTTTGTCACCAGTCGTTTATATCAAAACGGGAGATAGCTCCGTTATATAATACGGATTATCGTTTGACGGCCGATTATGATTGGTGCATCCAATGTCTGAAGCGTGCGAAAAGAGTGCATAATACGCATCTGGTTTTGTCTGACTTCTTGGAGGAAGGATTAAGTAGCGCCAATCGGAAAGCTTCCTTGAAAGAGCGGTATGAGATTATGTGCAAATATTATGGGAAAGTCTCGACAATCGCATTGCATGGTTGGTTCGCCGTACGTTTCTATTTTGCCAAATGGTTTAAAGGTAGAGTATAA
- a CDS encoding lipopolysaccharide biosynthesis protein has protein sequence MAEQSLKDKTAKGLFWGGVSNGVQQLLGMLFGIYLARTLNAEDYGLVGMLAIFSGIASTIINSGFSVALTNKLDATHKDYNAVFWFSFVVSICLYIVLFFSAPLIASFYDRQELVNLSRVIFASFLFSGMAIVPHVILFKQLQVKMQAKIDVFALFLSGMCGVLLAFNGFAYWALAIQSTVYVASASLLKWMVVSWRPSLDFSIEPLKEMFPFSVKLFLTNIFQQVNNNVFSVLLGKLYNANVLGYYSQGNKWMTMGGSMLNNMINSVAQPVFVQVNDDLERQRNVFRKMVRFAAFVSFPAMLGLAFVAEEFICATIGNKWLESVPILQILCVQGAIGPIILLYTQVLVSHGKSDMFLYANVFHGILQLAILWLTASFGILCMVVAYVLTYVFMLFVWHLLVYRLIRVRLVQLAQDVLPYLVVTLFVFFVVYVLTIKIENLYILLLLKISLSILFYAFALWRLRSVVFLEGVNLLLNKCRK, from the coding sequence ATGGCGGAACAATCATTAAAAGATAAGACAGCGAAAGGGCTCTTCTGGGGAGGGGTAAGTAATGGTGTGCAACAGCTGTTGGGGATGTTGTTTGGTATTTATCTGGCACGTACACTTAATGCCGAGGATTATGGATTGGTAGGTATGTTGGCGATATTTAGTGGAATTGCTAGTACGATTATTAATAGCGGATTTTCGGTAGCCTTGACTAACAAATTGGATGCTACTCATAAGGATTATAATGCGGTGTTTTGGTTTTCTTTTGTTGTAAGCATCTGTTTGTATATTGTTCTTTTTTTTTCAGCTCCGCTGATTGCGTCATTTTATGATCGTCAAGAACTGGTTAATTTATCTCGGGTAATATTTGCGAGTTTTTTGTTTTCTGGAATGGCGATTGTTCCTCATGTTATCTTATTTAAGCAATTACAAGTCAAGATGCAGGCGAAGATTGATGTTTTTGCGTTGTTCTTGTCGGGTATGTGCGGGGTTCTTTTGGCATTCAATGGTTTCGCTTATTGGGCATTGGCAATTCAAAGTACGGTGTATGTGGCAAGTGCATCTTTGTTGAAATGGATGGTTGTATCTTGGCGTCCTAGTCTTGATTTTTCGATCGAACCTCTGAAAGAGATGTTCCCGTTTAGTGTAAAGTTGTTCCTTACGAATATTTTCCAACAGGTCAATAATAATGTGTTTTCTGTTTTGTTAGGTAAATTATATAACGCTAATGTGTTAGGCTATTATTCGCAAGGAAATAAGTGGATGACTATGGGAGGTTCAATGTTGAACAATATGATCAATTCGGTGGCGCAACCTGTATTCGTGCAAGTGAATGATGATTTGGAACGTCAGCGGAATGTATTCCGCAAGATGGTTCGTTTCGCTGCGTTCGTGTCGTTTCCAGCTATGCTGGGATTGGCTTTTGTAGCTGAGGAGTTTATCTGTGCCACGATTGGCAATAAATGGTTGGAAAGTGTACCTATATTACAAATATTGTGCGTTCAAGGGGCGATAGGACCGATTATATTGCTATATACCCAAGTTCTTGTCTCGCACGGGAAATCGGATATGTTTTTATATGCGAATGTGTTCCATGGTATATTACAATTGGCTATATTATGGCTTACTGCATCTTTTGGTATTCTTTGTATGGTTGTTGCATATGTGCTTACTTATGTATTTATGTTATTTGTGTGGCATCTTTTGGTTTATCGATTGATTCGTGTCCGTTTGGTACAATTGGCGCAAGATGTGTTACCTTATTTGGTGGTTACTTTGTTCGTCTTCTTTGTGGTATATGTCTTAACGATTAAGATTGAGAATCTATATATATTGTTACTATTGAAAATTAGTTTGTCAATTCTTTTTTATGCGTTCGCTTTATGGCGGTTGCGTTCTGTCGTATTCTTGGAAGGCGTGAATTTACTCCTTAATAAATGTCGGAAATGA